The Nodosilinea sp. FACHB-141 nucleotide sequence TTGGACAATTCTGAGAGTGATTGCCGGTATTGTTATGGTTCATAACGGCCTTGACAAACTAGCTAACATCGAGAGCTTTGCTAACGCCTACGTGGCCTATCTAGGTCTGCCCTTCCCCATCACTCTGAGCTACATGGCGGCCTTCACTGAGCTAATTGGTGCTCCTTTGGTAGCCCTAGGGCTATTTACCCGTCCTGCCGCCATGGGGCTTGTATTCACAATGCTGGTGGCGATGTATCACCACGTCAAGGTAGCGGGTTTCAGTATTCCTTACCTGGAGCTGTCTGCCCTCTACGCCGCCACCTTTCTGTTCTTTGTAATCAATGGTGGCGGTCGATTTTCCCTAGATGCGGTGCTGGCTAATGTGCTCAACAGGCTGCGCACTAACCAAACCGACGGCAAGCGCGCTTCCCTGGAGGATGTGTTTCGACGGTCGGATGAGGTTAAGTCTGGTACCAAGTCGGCTTTGTAACTGCCTTGTTGATTTCCTCAAGCCCCTTGTCAGAATACAAGGGGCTTTGTTTTGGGGGTTGGTATAGGGTTACCCAAACAGCACGAGAGAACAGGTGGCCACATCAATGTCCCCAGCAGCAGCATGAGAGCCACGATGGGGCCATCGGGCAAAAAGTTAGAAACCCTGCTGCGCTATCTCCGGTTGTCAATGCAGCTATGGGTTCTCCTAAAGTGAAAAAGGTTCCTAAAACAGGCTGGCCTCTCCTAAGCAGGTGAGGCCAAAGCGAGGCGCACTAACTGTCGCAAAAAGTCTTAGTTTGTCTGATCCGTCAGCTACAGGCTAGCAATTTGGCTCAGATTCCTAAACGCTGGTAGACCTGATCGAGGTTGCGCAGGTGACGCTCAGGACTAAAGCAGAGGTCAATTTCTGCCTTGGATAGGTGCGCTGTCACCCGCTCATCGGCCTCGATCAGCCCACGAAAATTGCCGTCGTCGGTGTTCCATGCCTGGTGGGCGCACGACTGCACGATCGCATAGGCCTCTTCCCGCACCAGCCCCTTGTCGACTAAAGCCAGCAGCACTCCCTGACTAAACACGACGCCGCCGTAAACATTCATATTGCGGGCCATATTCTCGGGGTAGACCAGCAGATTCTTGATCAACTCGGTGGTTTCTACCAGCATGAAGTGAGTCAGGATGCAGCTGTCAGGAAAGGCCACCCGCTCCACGGAACTGTGAGAAATATCGCGCTCGTGCCACAGTGCTACGTTTTCTAACGCCGCCATAGCATTGCCCCGCAAGAGCCGCGCCATGCCAGTCAAACGTTCTGAGCGAATCGGGTTGCGCTTGTGGGGCATGGCTGATGAGCCCTTCTGCTTCTTAGAGAAAAATTCCTCTACTTCTAGCACGTCGGTGCGCTGCAGGTTGCGAATTTCTACTGCAAACCGCTCGATGGAGGCTCCCAGCAGAGCCAGAGCGTTCATAAAGTCGGCGTGGATATCGCGGGATATGACCTGGGTGGAGGCAGTGTCGGGGCGCAGGCCCAGGTTTTGGCAGGCCAGCGCCTCAATCTTGGGGTCGATGTTGGCGTAGGTGCCCACTGCACCAGAGATTTTGCCAACGGCGATCGCATCCTGTAGGTGGGTCAGCCGCTCCCGGTGGCGCAGCATCTCGGCCAGCCAGCCAGCCAGCTTAAAACCAAAGGTAATTGGCTCAGCGTGAATGCCGTGGGAGCGACCAATCATCACCGTGTCGCGGTGCTCTTGGGCCCGATAGCGAATCGCCTGAATCAGGCTCTCCACATGAATCATGATCACCTGAAGGCTGTCTACAAGCTGGAGCGACAGCGCCGTATCGAGCATGTCAGAGCTGGTCATGCCCAGGTGAATGTAACGCCCGGCGTCGCCCACATACTCGTTGACGTTGGTGAGAAAGGCGATCACATCGTGACGCACTTCAGCCTCAATTTCAAGAATGCGCTTGGGGTCAAACTTGGCTTTAGCCTTGATTTCCTCGACCGCTTCCCGAGGGATGTAGCCCAGCTCGGCCTGGGCTTCGCACACCGCGATTTCGACCCGCAGCCAGGTCTTAAATTTATAGTCGTCGGTCCAAAGATCGCCCATTTCGGGCAGGGTGTAGCGTTCAATCAAGGCTTTGGTCAGAATACAACCGTCCCATTCTACCCGGCGACCCTAGGCTGTGGAAAATTGAAGCACTATACTTCACGCCTGTGGCATCAGGTAGTGCTTGTTCAGCGTCAAGTAGCGTAAGCGCACAGCGCTGGTTAGCTAGCCGACTGGAATTGCTCCAACAACTGCTGCAAAACGCAATAACCGCTGTGGCGGCTATGCAGGTTGAACGGCTGCATCTACAACCGCTCACTTTGCTTTTCGGAGGTGTTTACTGCGACTACTGAGCGTTTTGCCGGGCGTAGTCAAGGTTGGGTTGATAGTCAACCGCCTTTTGCTGGGCAGTAGCATAGTTGGGGTCAGAGGCCGGAACTCGCTGCATGAGAGCGATGGCTTGGGCCCAAGCGTCGGCTACCGCTTGCCACTGGGCTGGGGTACTGGCGGTTTGGGCCTGGTTGGCAGCGGTTTGGGCTGCATTAACTGCTTGCCTAAACAGCTCATCTTCGGGCACAGCAGCCGGGTCAACCGGAGGTGTAGCAGGCTCGGTGACTGCGGGGTCTCCCCCTGGAGTAGGCTGCCGCAAGCGACCGAGCACTCCGTAGAGCAGCAGGCCACCTAGAACCAGAGCCCCTACCAAGCCTAAAATCAAGCGTGTGGGCAAGCCTGACCTTCCGCCTGACCGGCGGACACTGCCGTCGTCATTAAACTGGTCTGGGGTGAGCGCTACGTGGGTAGAGGGGTCGGAACCAAACTCCTGAATGAAGTCGTCGGTGGCGTCGGGTTCGTCATCTGTTAAGACCACCCCATTGCGGTCTTGGATGAAGCCGTTGCTATCTAGGGAACTGTCGCTGAAGGCTCCATCATCAAAACCTTCATCATCAAAACCTGTGTTCCCGAAGCCCTCATCGGCAAAGCCCTCGGTGCCGAAATCGGTCTCAAAGCCTTCATCGCTTATCCCTGCGGACTCGAAGCCGGGTGCCTCAAACTCGTCGTTGCCAAACTCAACGGGCTCAAAGGCTGGATCGTCCGTGATGTCATCGTTAAGCAGACCAGCAGCCGGTACAGCTCCAGCAGAATAATCCTCCGGCTGCTCCAGAAAGGCAGCGTCGACGTCGCCAAGTTCGTTGGTCATAGCGAGGTCAGGCATAAAGTCGCCCTCGACGGTTTGGTCTAACTCCATGGTCGAGAAGGGCATATCGGCGTCGGCTTCAAAGCCCACCTCGTAGGGCTCAGCTGCAAAGGGATTTGAAGTGGTGTAGGGATCCTCAGCTTGAGCATCGAAGGTCAGTTCAGGATCAAAGCCGCTCTCCGGTTCAGCCCCAAAGTCGGCGGGAGAATCTAGGACAAGGTTAGGGTCGAAGCTGCCGTCTTCCACTGCCCAGGGTGGAGCATCGGCTGCGGAGAAACCTGAGTCGCCCTCTTCGGGTACAAAGGCATCTACGCCGAGGGGCTCTAGAACCAGATCGTCGGGACCGGCTTCTAGATCAAAATCGCTTGAGAAGGGAGTGTCTATCGCTTGATCACTCAGCTCGCCCTCGGCTAAGTCAAGGTCAATGGCGGCAAAGTCAGCGGTGCCCAAATCGTCGTAACTGCCTAGATCGTCATAGGTGCCCAGATCGGTATCAGGGTCGAGGGGTAGCTCGCCCTCGGCGCCAGCGGTGCCTAGATCATTGTAAGTACCTAAATCGTCGTAGGTGCCTAGAGCAGTATCAGGGTCGAGGGCCAGCTCGTCCTCGGTCAAGCCAGCAGTGCCTAGATCGTCGTAAGTACCTAGATCGTCGTAGGTGCCCAGATCAGTATCAGAGTCGAGGGTAAGATCAGGCTCGTCTGCACTCCAATCGCCGCCTGCAAAGGCAGCGGGTTCTGTGAGGTCTAGATCGGTAGCAGCGCCTAAATCCTCAAACGCTAACTCTTCTGGGGTCAACAGTTCGGGAGGTAGAGGCTCTAAACCCGCTTCTAGGTTTGAAGTGGTGCTGTCGGTGCCTAGATCGAGGTCAGGAAAGGCATCGACATCAAGTGTGTTGTCCTCAACTATTGGTGTTTCTGAATCAAATCCTTCATCCAACCCTAGAT carries:
- a CDS encoding DoxX family protein, which translates into the protein MIAQQRLLALGGLALQPNQSTNTAFQISWTILRVIAGIVMVHNGLDKLANIESFANAYVAYLGLPFPITLSYMAAFTELIGAPLVALGLFTRPAAMGLVFTMLVAMYHHVKVAGFSIPYLELSALYAATFLFFVINGGGRFSLDAVLANVLNRLRTNQTDGKRASLEDVFRRSDEVKSGTKSAL
- the purB gene encoding adenylosuccinate lyase, which translates into the protein MIERYTLPEMGDLWTDDYKFKTWLRVEIAVCEAQAELGYIPREAVEEIKAKAKFDPKRILEIEAEVRHDVIAFLTNVNEYVGDAGRYIHLGMTSSDMLDTALSLQLVDSLQVIMIHVESLIQAIRYRAQEHRDTVMIGRSHGIHAEPITFGFKLAGWLAEMLRHRERLTHLQDAIAVGKISGAVGTYANIDPKIEALACQNLGLRPDTASTQVISRDIHADFMNALALLGASIERFAVEIRNLQRTDVLEVEEFFSKKQKGSSAMPHKRNPIRSERLTGMARLLRGNAMAALENVALWHERDISHSSVERVAFPDSCILTHFMLVETTELIKNLLVYPENMARNMNVYGGVVFSQGVLLALVDKGLVREEAYAIVQSCAHQAWNTDDGNFRGLIEADERVTAHLSKAEIDLCFSPERHLRNLDQVYQRLGI